The Monodelphis domestica isolate mMonDom1 chromosome 7, mMonDom1.pri, whole genome shotgun sequence genome window below encodes:
- the DNASE1 gene encoding deoxyribonuclease-1, giving the protein MRAMRLAASLLCLACLLHGARCLRIAAFNIRSFGENKMSNDTISDYIVRILNQYDIALVQEVRDKYLVAVGKLLDKLNRETSNSYHFVASEPLGRNSYKERYLFVFRPDKVSVLDSYYYDDGCTPCGNDTFSREPVVVKFSSPTTVVKEFVIVPLHAAPKDAVSEIDALYDVYLDVRLRWNMEDIMFMGDFNADCSYVTPSQWPSIRLRTSSTFQWLIPDTADTTVTPTDCAYDRIVVSGRKLQSAIVPGSATIFDFQAAYNLSSGIALAISDHYPVEVTLK; this is encoded by the exons ATGAGAGCCATGAGGCTGGCAGCATCTCTCCTGTGCCTGGCGTGTCTGCTGCACGGGGCTCGGTGCCTGAGAATCGCCGCTTTCAACATCAGGAGTTTTGGGGAGAACAAGATGTCCAACGATACCATCTCTGACTATATTGTGAGG ATCCTGAATCAGTACGATATTGCCCTTGTCCAGGAGGTGAGAGATAAATATCTGGTGGCTGTGGGGAAACTCCTGGATAAGCTCAATAG agAAACATCCAATTCCTATCATTTTGTGGCCAGCGAGCCTCTAGGGAGGAACTCTTATAAAGAACGCTACCTCTTTGTATTCAG ACCTGACAAGGTGTCTGTCCTAGACAGCTATTACTACGACGATGGCTGTACGCCCTGTGGAAATGACACCTTCAGCCGGGAGCCTGTCGTGGTCAAATTCTCCTCCCCAACTACAG TGGTGAAGGAGTTTGTCATCGTCCCTCTGCACGCAGCCCCGAAAGATGCTGTCAGCGAGATCGACGCTCTCTACGACGTCTACTTAGATGTCCGCCTAAGATGGAACATGGAG GACATCATGTTcatgggagacttcaatgccgaTTGCTCCTATGTCACCCCGTCCCAATGGCCGTCTATCCGTCTGCGCACCAGCTCTACCTTCCAGTGGCTAATCCCTGACACTGCAGACACCACTGTGACGCCTACTGACTGTGCGTATGACAG GATTGTGGTCTCTGGAAGAAAGCTGCAAAGTGCCATCGTACCTGGATCAGCCACCATCTTTGATTTCCAGGCAGCATATAATTTGAGTAGTGGAATT GCTCTAGCCATCAGTGATCATTATCCTGTGGAGGTGACTCTGAAATAA